Below is a window of Candidatus Zixiibacteriota bacterium DNA.
CCCTGGAGACCCCCGGATGCGATGTCCAACTGTACTACATTGATCAGCCGGATCGACGGCGTCTGGTCGAAATAGTCACCGCCTATATTTCAAAGAAACTGTCAGGGAAAGAAGCCACAGCGTTCAAGAAGAGGTTCCAGTCATTTAAGCTGAAAAAAGATAGTTGGGGCGTTCGTCTTAAAAGCGTCTTTTCGAACTGCTTCAAGGCTGGCTACGAACAAGTACTGGTGATTGGAAGCCGTACGCCCACCGTTCACGCCCCAAAGCTGAAAATGGCCATTAAGATGCTATCCAAGGGAGACGCCGTTTTCGGCCCTACTCCCGAAGGACGTTATTATGTAATCGGCATGTCCAAGGGAACCAAGATCGACCTGGCTGAGTTTGACTGGAAATCACCAACTATCTATTCGAGTGTGTCCGAAACCTTCAGCACTAAAGGTCTGGCCTGGTCTGAACTTGAAATCTGGTACTGTGTCGAAAGCCCGGATGAGCTGGAACTGATGGTCCGTGACATCAACCAGTATCGATTCGAAGGTGATGATACTTCCGCCCGAGAAACAGAAGTTGTTATGGAACGCATTCTGGCCAAGCTGGGCTGATCGATCATTATGGAACGACAATTACAACGCCTGAACTGGCCGGAGATCAAGGAGCTCGTTCCAGACAAGATTGATACCGCGATTCTCCCGGTGGGTACGGTTGAAGCACATGGGTCATCGTGTGTGGGAACCGACAATTTCATTCCTGAGAATATCGCCGACGGTATTGCCGAACGTGTCGAAGCGCTGATTGCTCCCACCATTAACTATGGCATCACCAAGTCGCTCTATCGTTACAGCGGCGGGTTGACCATTAAGCCCGAGAATTTCGAAGCCTACCTGTTTGATGTCCTCACTTCTCTGACCGAGACCGGGTTTAAGAATATCATTATCATGAACGGTCATGGAGGGAACAACTCTTCCCTGAAAACTGTGGCCCATGATTTTCACAAAAAGCACCGCGCCAATATCGGCGTGATTCATTGGTGGGCATTGTGCGGCAAAATGACTGAAGAATTTTTCGGTCATGTCGGTGGCCACGGCGGAACCGATGAGACCGCGATGGTGATGGCGGTCGATCCGGACCTCGTTGATGAACAGGCTTACGATCCCGAGATGGCGTATACCTTTGTACCCGGTGCCGATGTCTATCCGGTACCAGGGACAATTTTGCTCTACAAGGAAAATGAAGGATACCCCGAGTTCGATGTTGACCGAGCCCGACAGTATCGAGAGCAAGTAGTAGCCCAGGTCGGTGAGTTTGTAGAATCAGTCATAGCTCGGTGGCGCAAGTTCGGATTGTAGTTTCCTCCGCAATCGGCAGGCAATAGCCACCTCTCCCCTACCGACAGTATTGACTTGACATAACTGGTCGCGGCTTACGACCTTGAGGCATGGAATCATCCCTCCACCATGACTACCGTGATATCCTCGCCATCCCGGCGCGAGCACTGTCGGCCAAACGTATTCTGGTGATGACATTCTTCCTGTGTGTCGGATTGTTGGTATACGATTTGTTTGTGTATGCGGCGTTGGCTGTTGACGGCGAGTCGCTGAGTTCGTATTGGGGATTGTATGGCTTTCTTCCACTCGCCTGGTTCAAGTTTGGCTCTTTCGCAGCCGGTCTGCTATATGGCGTTGGCATTGTCCTGGGGCTAATGTCGACCATGCTGGGATTGTTCGGCGTGGCAGCTATCGAAATCGAGCAGATTCGTGGCAATCGCTTTTTCTCCGCCACCGGTGCGATCCGTTTCAGTTTTCAGCGGCTCGGTCAGTTGTTCGTATCGGAAATATCAATTGCGGTCTTTCTCACAATCATCGTCGGGTTGGTTTTGCTCTTGGGGTTGGCTACGAGAATCCCGTATGTCGGTGAGTGGATATTTGCCCTGACATTCCTGGTGCCGGGCTTCATCGTCGCATTGTTTACCGTTTTCATCATGTTCGTCTGGGTGAGCTCGGTTGTATTGCTGCCGGCAGTAGCAGCTTCAGAACGAACGAAAGAGGCCTTCAGCGCCATCCTGATGACGTTCTCTACAATAATTCGTCAGCCGGTGCGCTGGCTTTTGTACACAGCCTACGGTCTTGTTGTCGCCAAGCTGGCCAGTTTCGTCTATGCCTATTTCTGTTATCGAGCGGTCCAACTCTTCACATGGTGTGCCTCGCTTACAGCTGGAGACAGAGCCACCGATCTGGTTCGTGCCGGGCTTTCGCATTTACCAGTCAACTCTGATTTTGTCAGAGAGACCCTTGGGGTCTTCCCTGGGGTGGATTGGTCGTTTTCGGTTGCGCAGTGGACCCGGGGTAGCGGTGACTCCGGCGCAGGTTATCTTATGACTCTGATCCTGTTTATGATCTTCACCTCAGTCGTGGGCTACTTCCTGGCCATCATAGCCACCGGACAAGCCCGGGCTTTCGCCGTTATTCGCTTTGTGAAGGATGAATACCGGATCGTTGATGAAAAACCGTTGTTCTTCGTCGAGGAACATATCAACGAACCGGAAACTGACCAGTCCGACTCCGGCGACGGATCGAAATCCTGAACCTAACTCTCCCGATTCATCATACGCGAGTCGTCAACAAGACCTTGCCTAACAGATCTTCTTAACCACCCAATCCGAATCATCAAGCCACAATCCAAGGACGGTCACGCCCTCTACCCACCCGGCCACCGTTGCCACCGCCTTTTTGACCATCTCCAGGTGTTCTTCTTTTGTGACCGGATTCCCGGCGCAACCACCATGAGCCACAATTGCAATCACTTTCGATCCGTGTTTCTCAACTGAGATCAGCACGCGATTCTTGATCGAATCCGCCAGTGGATTTGCCGGCTCGCTCAGAATTTTGTCCGGTCCCGGCTCGGTGATAGTGTCAACGTAATCAGCCTTGAATTGGGTCCTTAGCCACTCATTCACCGGCAATTGAGTGCGGCCGTCCATACAATTGATAGCAGTTACAAAGATCCCGTTAGCCATGATGTATCTCTCCTTCGTAAGTCATTTGTTCAATCCGGTTCCTGTTGCTCTGTGCGCAAAATATCAAGAACATTCTGAAAATCATCCGGCAAATCGGACCTGAGCGCCACCTTCACACCGGTCATGGGGTGCTCAAAAGAAAGCTGGTAGGCATGCAACGCCTGCCGGGGGAGGGTATCCAATATATTTCGCGCGAGAGGACGTTCGGGGGCAAACATCCCCCGCACCCATTTCTCCCGGCCACCATAATCCGGATCACCAAGCACCGGGTGGCCAAGATACGCGAAATGCACTCGTATCTGGTGCGTCCGACCAGTCTGCAGAGAGGCCTCGATCAGGT
It encodes the following:
- a CDS encoding creatininase family protein, translating into MERQLQRLNWPEIKELVPDKIDTAILPVGTVEAHGSSCVGTDNFIPENIADGIAERVEALIAPTINYGITKSLYRYSGGLTIKPENFEAYLFDVLTSLTETGFKNIIIMNGHGGNNSSLKTVAHDFHKKHRANIGVIHWWALCGKMTEEFFGHVGGHGGTDETAMVMAVDPDLVDEQAYDPEMAYTFVPGADVYPVPGTILLYKENEGYPEFDVDRARQYREQVVAQVGEFVESVIARWRKFGL
- a CDS encoding DUF2064 domain-containing protein is translated as MTTAKKNKTVIAICIQEPSEDGSSMDLGAIQGDELRFLHQAFITDTIGHALETPGCDVQLYYIDQPDRRRLVEIVTAYISKKLSGKEATAFKKRFQSFKLKKDSWGVRLKSVFSNCFKAGYEQVLVIGSRTPTVHAPKLKMAIKMLSKGDAVFGPTPEGRYYVIGMSKGTKIDLAEFDWKSPTIYSSVSETFSTKGLAWSELEIWYCVESPDELELMVRDINQYRFEGDDTSARETEVVMERILAKLG